In one Palaemon carinicauda isolate YSFRI2023 chromosome 25, ASM3689809v2, whole genome shotgun sequence genomic region, the following are encoded:
- the LOC137618896 gene encoding uncharacterized protein, whose product MVLKKKAAVLEYIIFEQLVSHLEVIEALPDNLSACKKLYSTETAICSVVNMLYMMDENKCGILILLNLHAAFDTVEHELLLNDLRSISVKDKAFGYLKDYLVGRNYCVQIGNF is encoded by the exons ATGGTACTGAAGAAAAAGGCTGCAG tgctagaatacataatttttgaacaactagtcagtcacttagaagtaatagaagctttgccagacaacctaTCTGCTTGcaaaaaactatactctacggagacagccatctgttctgttgtaaatatgctttatatgatggatgaaaataaatgtggtattctaATATTACTCAATCTtcatgctgcttttgatacagttgagcatgaactgctactaaatgatctacggtccatcagtgTTAAAGACAAAGCTTTTggatacctaaaagactacttggttggtagaaattactgtgtgcaaattggaaacttttag